In Candidatus Baltobacteraceae bacterium, one DNA window encodes the following:
- a CDS encoding HutD family protein — translation MFAILRGSAYPVVPWKNGGGTTREIAVELDGGWRLTLATIECDGPFSDFAGYDRTILPLDGNGIVLTFENGKTVTLDRAHRSFAFMGEWKTRCRLLDGPVRDLNIMTRRAQWRHSIDVRRVSETLKTGEDDGPQFSYVIDGAVDVTTPDLRRPQRARAGDTIRVDGPVEMRANGGEASLALIRLDAAVQSRQGPRGASRTL, via the coding sequence ATGTTCGCAATCCTGCGCGGCTCCGCATATCCGGTCGTACCGTGGAAGAACGGCGGCGGCACCACACGCGAGATCGCGGTCGAACTCGACGGCGGGTGGCGGCTAACGCTTGCGACGATTGAATGCGACGGACCGTTCTCGGATTTCGCCGGCTACGACCGCACGATTCTGCCGCTCGATGGGAACGGTATCGTGCTAACGTTTGAAAACGGCAAGACCGTTACGCTCGATCGCGCGCACCGTTCGTTTGCATTTATGGGTGAATGGAAGACGCGATGCCGCTTACTCGACGGGCCGGTTCGCGATCTCAATATCATGACGCGCCGCGCGCAGTGGCGCCATAGCATCGACGTACGGCGCGTCAGCGAAACACTGAAAACGGGCGAAGATGATGGCCCTCAGTTCAGCTACGTGATCGACGGAGCGGTCGACGTAACGACGCCGGACCTGCGCCGGCCGCAGCGAGCGCGGGCCGGCGATACGATCCGCGTCGACGGTCCGGTCGAAATGCGCGCGAACGGCGGCGAAGCGAGTCTGGCTTTGATTCGACTCGATGCGGCGGTACAATCACGACAGGGCCCGAGGGGAGCGTCCCGAACCCTCTGA
- a CDS encoding phytanoyl-CoA dioxygenase family protein — MIDTPLRLDPAARANYERDGFVRMPGILEPAALDTYRAGIEEEVLRRNPPAAAVHDRDTYHQAFLQVTNLWRTSDLARSFVFGKRLAGIAAQLLGVARVRLYHDQALYKEPGGGFTPWHADQFYWPLSSDKVVTAWVPLQATPVVMGPLAFAAGSQRMRFGRDLEISDASERSLSKALAAGHYREVCEPFALGDVSFHSGWVFHHTGPNRTDAPRSVMTVIYMEDGIRLCAPTRKQHYADWEAFMPGIQPGEPADSALNPLLI; from the coding sequence ATGATCGATACTCCCTTGCGCCTCGATCCGGCGGCGCGCGCGAACTACGAACGCGACGGATTCGTACGCATGCCGGGGATTTTGGAGCCCGCAGCGCTCGATACGTATCGCGCCGGTATCGAAGAAGAAGTGCTGCGGCGCAATCCGCCGGCGGCAGCCGTGCACGACCGCGACACGTATCACCAGGCCTTTCTGCAGGTGACCAACCTGTGGCGTACCAGCGATCTCGCTCGTTCGTTCGTGTTCGGAAAGCGGCTCGCGGGAATCGCCGCGCAACTGCTCGGCGTCGCGCGCGTGCGGCTCTATCACGATCAAGCGCTCTACAAAGAGCCGGGCGGCGGATTCACGCCGTGGCATGCGGACCAGTTTTATTGGCCGCTCTCGAGCGACAAGGTGGTGACGGCCTGGGTGCCGCTGCAAGCGACGCCGGTCGTCATGGGCCCCCTCGCGTTTGCGGCGGGAAGTCAGCGCATGCGTTTCGGCCGCGATCTCGAGATCTCCGATGCGAGCGAGCGTAGCCTCTCGAAAGCCCTAGCCGCGGGCCATTACCGGGAAGTCTGCGAACCGTTCGCACTCGGAGACGTCAGCTTCCATTCGGGTTGGGTCTTTCATCATACGGGTCCCAACCGCACGGACGCACCGCGCTCGGTCATGACGGTGATTTATATGGAGGACGGAATTCGGCTCTGCGCGCCTACGCGCAAGCAGCACTATGCGGATTGGGAAGCGTTTATGCCGGGAATCCAGCCCGGCGAGCCGGCCGACTCCGCGCTAAACCCGCTGTTGATCTAG
- a CDS encoding EscU/YscU/HrcU family type III secretion system export apparatus switch protein — MSDQRYYDFRKKVGPRPAAAALKYDPVGSDPPEIVAVGRGLIADEIVRVAKERNIPLHEDAGLVEALARLDLSEHIPRELYAVVAEVLAYVFRVDAQAAKRSHTP; from the coding sequence GTGAGCGATCAACGCTATTACGATTTTCGCAAGAAAGTCGGACCGCGTCCGGCTGCGGCCGCGCTCAAGTACGATCCGGTGGGCAGCGATCCGCCGGAGATCGTGGCCGTAGGGCGCGGACTGATCGCCGACGAGATCGTGCGCGTTGCCAAGGAGCGGAACATTCCGCTGCACGAGGATGCGGGTCTGGTGGAAGCGCTCGCGCGGCTCGATTTGAGCGAGCATATCCCGCGCGAACTCTATGCGGTCGTCGCCGAAGTGCTGGCGTACGTTTTCCGCGTGGACGCACAAGCCGCCAAGCGCAGTCACACGCCGTAG